The Vanessa atalanta chromosome 6, ilVanAtal1.2, whole genome shotgun sequence region tttattattataatttttcataatgtatttttaacatttatcgCCAGGTCatcataacataaaattaataattattaatctagtATATTTCTAACGTTATGGATGCGTTTGTTTGCTTGGGTGTTTGTTATTCATTGCCACCAAAACTGCTGATCGGATTCTTGCCAAATGTATAAATGGTAAATGGTAAATGTATAAATGGTATGTTCTGAAATATTTAGGATActttattaatcttaattattaaaataatataacattgtaaTGTGGTATACATTTGAAATGTGGTTTTCATTATTGAAGCAAGTGATTTACAGTTAATGGCTATTGTTGCAATTTCAAATAGCTACACCAATTACATGAATTGTATCGcaaataaggaaaatattattaacgattCGTTTAAACTGTAGTCGTATCGATAGGGTTATTATTCTAGTCTATTTTCTATCTTTCTATTCTCGGTTGTTATCCAACCAAAATAAAAAGTCCTGAATCATTCGTTCATTGACACGCATATAAGGTATGTTTAGGCTAAAAGATAACATTTATCAGACTACACAAATGGAAGTCAGACTAAATGTTTTCGCCTACACCGATACCATTCCAATACAGGTAACATCGGAGCATTCACAAcgatgaacaaaaaaataaataaactgcgAGGCCGTTCACTCGTATTTAGTCGGAACATGTGTTAAATTTCCCTGTTCCCCAATCGAGTAGAGTACATTCACGAAATAAAATGCGGACGCGTACGTCTGTCTGTAGGATACATAAAAAGGTCAGTGCTCTTGGCGGGCACAACAATATCTAATGAAATCCTGACACTTTAAGATCAAATGCTTCTGGCAACGACTATGGTATTTTTCCAAAGGCACTTTAGCCATTGCAAAGTATTAGAATCTTATGATATCATTTAACGTGAATTGCATTGAGCTGTTGCCAATTATATTGTTcgagacataaatataaatgcgatgattaatttataaatgatgtatttaatttactctaaaataaaacatactatttTTATGACGATATTTCTTGTGTAAGTTATAAGCTGAAAGCAATAAAACGGTCGCATTTACGAATTATATTGCTTCGAAGAAATTATTTCGTCTGGAATTATTATCAACAATTAAATGTGAAAGTTGAGTGAGGAGGTGAGTCGTCCATTGACTCTGTCACACTATCAACGCATCCGTACTTCCCACGCGCACGCGTGCCAATTTGTGCAACGGACATAAGGGCATTTTCATAAAGACGCCaatcgtattatattattttcgccACAGGTCACCTACATATTAATGCTTCCGTCGCCACTGTTCTAAGGACTACATTCTATTAATATgcaatttgtattgtattcattTCCTGAATCCCTGTTATGGATTTAGCATCGATGAAATGTATTCCGGTACTTCAGTGGTTGTTTATTTCGCCTTTAAATCACAAATCtacgtgaaaaaaaatatatatttttttgtcttcgtCTAAACAGATGCAcataatacatatgtacattaaaaGCACATAGAATCATTATAAACAATGAAACTATACGATTTCACTTTCGAAACTTACACCTACGTAAAATAATACCTCATTCGATAGACGCTGACTGCTTGTAAAAgtaatatgtaattacattcTATTCAGTCGCAATTACTATGGAAATGTATTGGATTATTACttgtgtttacaaaaaaaaaaggctaGATATGCAACGCATTTAGgtcatcaaaaaataaataatgaaagttGATTGTTATCAGTAAATTTCAAGTGATATCAGCgaacagatatattttatattgtaaacacTATAAAGAGGCCGATTGTTAACTAAATCCATTTTCAAATTTCTAGTTTGCGAGTGGACCCTGAATCTTAtcgagtattttatttgtaatttagtaTGTACTGTGTACTAAAACAATCACATTTTTcgaaaataaccatttttatatcataaataaagataacgAGAATTtttaatcttcggttaagaatGTAATCCAACCTAAGCTGAGCCTAAATTTTGAGCTAGGCGCTTAAAATGTCATCAAACAATTTTGATGTAAGATCAAGGAACTCTAAATAAAGGCACGCCTTGAAAGTGCGTACATAATTGATGACCTCGTTATTTGAATTGCCAAGTTTATCACACCTATTTTAAGCTTTAATAAAACGCATTGTAACCACAATAATTCATAAGCCCTTTGGATGATATCAaccaattatttactaataataaaatctttctgGAATGCAAAATATCAAAACTCTAATTTGTAACTGTAAtacatagatttaaatttagtgacatttaaaattagCATACACGATAGCGAGGTGGGCGAGGAAACCTGCTCTTTGatctataatttcaaatattcttgAAAAGccaataatatgtaaattattttaaatatcagcttGATAACAAATATAGACTTCTTTAGGATTCAAGCCGCAATCTCTTGTGAAtagaatttgttatatttgtttctCTTCTAAATATTTCCGTCAAATAAATACACGCTTATAAATGAAAGATATTATTCGACTAAAACCTTGCACTTGGTGGGTTTATGGCAaccaacaatacttagtattagcGTGTTCCTATTTGAAGGGTGGCAGGgaagccagtgtgactacaggcaaaagggatataacatcttattacccaaagttggtggcgttGTGttggttggttaatatttcttacagcgccaatgactgtgggtggtggtgaccacttaccatctgatAGCCCATTGCCTGTCaacctaaatatattataaaataaaccttgattataatatttactaaaaaaaaacaatgacatgattttgtcgtattttttatttttaaattcatcgcGTTTTTCGATCAAAAGAGATTCATTCTGTGTCACATCTTTGCGTCACATTCTTCTGTTACACTTATCTGACAAGCAGACAAAATTCATACACATTCGGACACTTAcggatattttgatttatgttaaaatCTCAAGTAACCTACTTAGCCTACACAAACAGTATTCCACAAAGTTATGTGacgatatatttacatattcccACACGACCGCAACTTGTTGATTGAGTCTATTAAATTTCGCTGTTATTTGCAACTTATTGTTAGCCATTGTTATTGTACTCGATCGTAATATTAGCGTTGCATCGTGTATACAATGATAAGATAACGTAAACAATGACTCACGTgtctagatataaaataattcacaaaataaaacgctaGAATTGCGATTTGTAATAAGCTATTTCTTGGTATTTATATGTAGTGAGATATTATGCAATGAGGTATGATGCGCAAAGTCGTAACACGCAATTTACGCTAACTTGCGGAATAAGTTGGGCTTAATGAACCGTCTAGCAAATTACGTCAAAGTAGGAACACCTCCCAACATTCCCGGTGTCGGTTTCATCTTGAAACttctacatattttaatataaattgaattgcgTAAATTCTCCTACACAAATGAATAATGTATacgtaataagtattatatgaaATACACACAAATGTTTTAATGGTACTAAACTTATGTAAGgttgtgttaaaaaaaacataccttTCTAAAATAGACATATAAAGTTAAGTGaagggaaaaaaaatatttaaacaatcgtAAAATCTTTTCAGTCTAGTTAACTTTAATGATTAGATAACATTCGTTTGCTATTCTCTATTTACATAAGTATTGTTTTGCGAGCAAAACAtatgaagtttaatttaaaaggatCATAAAACCCAATGTGCATTTCAAATTGCcactttatcaatttaaaagaatattaatacTTTGAACACATACAAGtagatagaaaaataaatcattttaatcatCATTTGCCTTTCCTTATACCAATAATATGTCGACGTTATGATAGTTCCTCGAAACAAAGATTCATAGGCCATTAACGGCCGGTTCTAACCCTCCTCAATATGATACAGGAATTTCCCAGTTCTTACCACCATATACCTAGATTATTGTAGCACAAAAAGCTCTTAGCAGGCTTACTTACCATAACCAcatgatatatattaatctgAAGAAACCGCGTACCAAAACGAAAAAGATACATAATAGTACAGTAACACTAATTCGTGTTAGTTTTTGCGTATATTTacgatgtattaaatatttttcctcgTAAGAAATCATGACggaaaatctaataataacaattatattacgtatatgtgtgtgtgtcatATTTACGAGCGCGGTTGTGTGTATCTGAAATGACTATAAATCAGCACATTTACAAACAACGAAGGCGTCACCTGCGGTTGTCATCACACCGCCCAGGATgagtaatacatattttactcaATCTCTGATTAAATCATTGTACATACTGCCATACAACTAAATATCAATGTTCTTTCCTTGACTTAGACATgctactaattaaaaatgaagaatTGTTACTTGACACTTTCATTCACActtgaacaaatattttttgttttaagtaaatattctgAGTTATTCTTAATGGTCAATGCCCTTTGTGAGTTATAAATGCAACAAGTACAGagttgcatttataaaattaataatgcacAGAATAGaaaagaataaagattattatgtctatttaaaaaaagccttgacatttatttacatgaCTGCAGTTAACTATCATTTAAGCTTACTGACTGATGtgattattataactttttgaaGTTACGCAGACATAAAATAGTTGTTTACATTTTCACAATACTAcaacgtattttaattaatcaaacatATATTAAGATTGAAAGCTCcactttaaaaaatgtaatttttgccACCAGACGCAAGACGCTTAGATAAAATACCTGCTTTATACCATAACGTAACATACATTTAGTTATATGTTTATGTCATATGTCatttatgtaagtaaatattctAGTAGCTTAATCAgaattatattaagataattctattaatatttctgaaGATAGTCTTGTAACAGTAGTTTACATTATTACCATtccaaatatttaatcttatggCTTTACTTAGagtgacataaaaatataattagaagatgtttaattattaattcaacttatttaaacaaataattatatatatacttttagatCCTACTAACTAATTGTGTTATACTATATGAAGAATACAAGGGAATTTGTGATTTAAATCTAACCAGCCACCAACTTGGATTGGAGTGTGttagaataaactccaaaccttctactcaaaaggGAGAGGCGGTCTTAGCCCTGTTACTTTAGATGATAATCTAGTTACAatagtaatatttgtaaattaatagatttttttttgtctctaacatttaattttttttttaataatatattagattctattgtatattatgaatttaatttattaaaattaaaaataaataagggcCTGAAATTTAGTAACAAGtaatgatttcaaaataaaaacatacaaaagaaATACTTACTTTTCGGTCAAATATTGTGTCGTCCAGTAAATGACTTCTCCCGGCAACTCCGCCTCCGTAATTGTGTATCCCGCGATATTCACAGGCAATTGATCCTCAGGATCAACAGTTGCCGCAAAGTTCTCAAAGAACACTCGATATGAAGTCAAATAATCATCTTTTTCGCCCATTTTACAATATTCGGTATAGTTTACTAAAGGGAATAAAACTGAACGAAAATCATCAACAATTTCTTGTTTTGGAATATAGAGTCAGCTCGGGTCAAATAATCCTAACTTATCAAGACACTATAAAAAActgaattaaacttaaaataagaataactaTTACTCCTTAACTAATCAAATCCTTTTTAagtcagttttatatttttgataaaatcaaaacacTCGAATCACATCTCGCTCACACACGTCACATAGTACAATCCATAgtcatattatgtattattatagctATCAGGCATCAGCTTTAACCGTCATTTCCACTACATTTTTACTGGACGGATTTTAATACGCCGTTACACGCTATGAGTTGTGTATACTGCGTTTTTGCCGCAGATATTTTTGTCGCTCACCGATgtgaaatatagtatattacagAAGCGTTCACGATAActcataaatattgaaattaaattttaaaatatatatattcaaaacaaatcaatctaactaaaattaaatattacattataaggGACACACAAAGAATTATTCTCGTAAaccatatttttatgttttttgtctGTTATGGCATATCATTATAGCACAATCATACTATAAATAAGCGAAATTTTACACTTTTGATATGGATAAATCTTTACTGTTACTCAGTACAAATTAgcaatctatttaataataataaagttaatgagcagcataaataataaaattataaaaagtaattaatgttattagaaATAACCCTTAatatataggtacctacttattaaatgcttaaaaatatttttttgtttaaagtatTTCGGGTAACGTATTGAATATACAAATGGCAATGTGCACGAACTACGATGTAATTTTTTACCACGAAGTACATAGTTATTTAAGGTTTGCTACTTTAAGAAAATCACAAATCGCTGATGACTGTTCTGTGTCAAAAAAATTGTAGCAgcatgtgttaaaataaaatgaatagtgtccaaaaatttttattcaaatttaatctgAAGTTGACATTTCATTGATTATATCTTGATAAAACGGTAAAAACATTGGTTATGTTATTCTGTGCCGTGATATATGTCAAAGACAAATgacaataaacaattaaattaaacaaagtattaAGTATACTTATATAGGTAAAGGTAAACGACCAATCGGTAATGGGAAACGGCTTATAAAATTTCTGGACAAGAGGTAATGACTATAAATGGTATAAGTGTAAATGGTATTTAGcagaataatatattgttacggtacaaaaatgtattaataaattacttttaaaacaaaaaacacatattgcatttgttttgtttttctgaTATTTCGTTTGCCTTTTATctacaatttattgttatcattgccacataaataaagacaatattGCACTCAAAAAGAGTAAATAGGAGAGATACATCTTAATTGTAAGTATAACTTACATTGTTGACTTATATTACTTACAATTAGGTTTCTacgtcaatattaattaaatatattaaaataattgtttttacgacaattttttattttccaatttaaatattttcaagaaaaCTTGAAACTGAAAAAGCTATACAAAGAGCtgcatttattgttaattattactattaaatgtttatatgttattattatcattcatCTTAGTAATCTTTGTACGTGACCAGCTTTTAAGTGATAAGTGTTATCTTACGGTATTGATTAAACAGAGTACTGTTAATAGTAGAGTACTGTTAATAGTTTCAAACGGTACATTGCACTCTTTAAACATTGAGAAAGCGAAAGTTGTAACTATTCttgaattcaaattcaaatattaaattatttctaggtgttaaattaaataacagtaaAAATGCCCTCAATACCTGGAAAGtatcaacattataaaaatgaagaCATTGATGACTATTTCATAGCAGTAGGTAAGTGCTCAGTAATTTATGCCTTAAAaatgaatgtaatgtaaatttttaatattgtttatcacCCAGGTGTACCTTTCATGGGAAGGAAAATGATGGCAATGTCTTCACCTCTAATGGAAATAACAATGGACGGTGATAATATGGTTATTAAAAATTCGTCATTGCTTCGAACAGTggaaatgaaattcaaattgGGCGAGGAGTATGAAGAACGTATGCCTAATACAACTATtaaggtaaatttaattttacactcaaataataataaacaacaagTGAATAATAGTatgtgttataaaaacaaaatagtttttttataatcataagatattaaaaatatattaaaaatatattaaaactttattataaatatatttttactggtATGTTAGAATGATGctcaaacatataaaatattataaattactaataatatgcAGTAAAAAGTGTTTGTTTTTTGCACTAGTAATTACCTTATTTAACAATTACTAATTTTCTCTGCAAGCATAATTGCTGCataaggtattaaaaaaatactacataaatatattttttatgttattgttttagaatgtggtttgattttattaaaatgtatgtttattttggtaactgttattgttatatgatatatttgtcaataaatgtcaaatccaatcaaaatggaatatttactatttgtattcaatatttatacaattattattgttagcttttattgttattgttttagagTATTACTAAACTTCTTAATGACCATGAACTTGAAACTTTATCTACTATTCCTGAGAGTGGTGCTAAGTGcggaagaaattatttatttacggatGATGAATGTGTTATAGTGAGTATCATTTTCGTGCTTAAAAATGTGATTGAACCAAGACTTCTATTGTACTATATGTctaataagaattatatataaataagcaacagcaatattttaaatatctactgTAATATTGTGCGCACACTCCGCTAATAATTGTTAGCGTAATATAAatcgattgatttaaaaaaattgcctttagttagtgttatataaatttgtaacttcgttaattttgtatatttcttaacatttttattaatacatataaaatattttaaacaaattggcacaaaaaaacgattttcattaaaattcgagttagcgtagtataaattatatgtgtCGATTTGACTGTGGTACTGGTAGATTGCTGGGCCTACAATGAGCATTTTTCTTTAGAAAGCTAGTGTTTCTTTAGGCACGGGGGATATAACATGATTGAGTAAAGACAAATCATGATCAGTGTATGAAATGGCTAACAATATGTATCGTTTTTCACATCTACCTCTATCTGAGGgtccaaaaatatattgataattcaCCTTGCATAATCTAACCTTATCTTTTCAGACTTTGACCCATGACAAGGCACAAACACCAGGTAAAAGATACTTTCGTAGAGTGACTTCttaaacatttgaattatttataggaATCTTAAATTGAAGC contains the following coding sequences:
- the LOC125064816 gene encoding fatty acid-binding protein-like isoform X1, yielding MPSIPGKYQHYKNEDIDDYFIAVGVPFMGRKMMAMSSPLMEITMDGDNMVIKNSSLLRTVEMKFKLGEEYEERMPNTTIKSITKLLNDHELETLSTIPESGAKCGRNYLFTDDECVITLTHDKAQTPGKRYFRRVTS
- the LOC125064816 gene encoding fatty acid-binding protein 12-like isoform X2, with the translated sequence MGRKMMAMSSPLMEITMDGDNMVIKNSSLLRTVEMKFKLGEEYEERMPNTTIKSITKLLNDHELETLSTIPESGAKCGRNYLFTDDECVITLTHDKAQTPGKRYFRRVTS